From the genome of Oceanispirochaeta sp. M1:
GAGCCATAGAAAAGCTCCAGGCTAAATCAGATAAGATCTATGAATGGCTGAATAATAATGTTGAAAGAATTGGAAGCTTGAAACAGCCCATCAAGAGCAATGTAGTTGACAATGAAAGTGCCAAGATGTCTACAGGTCATGGTGTTCTTCAAGGTTATAACGGTATTGCAGCGGTTGATGACAAGCACCAGCTGATTATCTTTGCCGATGCTTATGGCGATATAAACGAGTCTGGACACCTTTCAGAGATCCTGGAAGGTATTGATGAAAGCTGTAAATGCTCACATATAGATGATGATATCTACAAGCATGTGACCATTACTGCAGATACCGGATTCCACAATAAAAAGAATATGCAGATGGTCTGTGAAAAGGGTATCGATGCGTATATCCCGGATAACCAGTTCAGAAAAAGACACATCGCTTTCCAGGATGTTGGTAAGTATAAGAAGAAAGTTGCTAACTGGAAACCTGACAAAGGAAAGCATTATTTCAGGCCGGAAGATTTCTTTATGGATACAGTTACAAACACCCTGATCTGCCCGGCTAAACATCCGATGTGGCTTAAGACGCCTCATTTCAGGAGCAATGGAGGCAGGTATATTGGAAAGGGTTACCAAGGGTATGCTGAGCATTGCAAAGACTGTCCCCTTCGTTCTAAGTGTATTCGTAATGATCATACTCAGGCTAGGCAGGTTGCCATTTTAAAAGAAGCTTCAGATGCTAATGGTAATAATCCAGTTGCAGATATGAAGGCAAAAATCGATACACCATTCGGTCGGGCCATA
Proteins encoded in this window:
- a CDS encoding IS1182 family transposase, giving the protein MARYKEYSYDQTMMIPVSFEKQILPGTFEYTLCHLIDHQIDMSVFEDHYENDETGAPAYDPAILLKIILFAYSKGINSSRKIEMLCHENIVCMALAADSRPHFTTIADFISSRHQECSSLFSMIISVCYTQGLIGKNMFAIDGCKISSNCSKEWSGTKAELLNKTTKIEKSVNYLIQKHKSTDENWDDLIQREKENRAIEKLQAKSDKIYEWLNNNVERIGSLKQPIKSNVVDNESAKMSTGHGVLQGYNGIAAVDDKHQLIIFADAYGDINESGHLSEILEGIDESCKCSHIDDDIYKHVTITADTGFHNKKNMQMVCEKGIDAYIPDNQFRKRHIAFQDVGKYKKKVANWKPDKGKHYFRPEDFFMDTVTNTLICPAKHPMWLKTPHFRSNGGRYIGKGYQGYAEHCKDCPLRSKCIRNDHTQARQVAILKEASDANGNNPVADMKAKIDTPFGRAIYSKRMSTVEPVFGHIAGIKKLNRFTLRGKEKVSTQWLLYCMVHNIGKIQRYSA